The Gemmatimonadaceae bacterium DNA segment GCGTGGATTGCGTCTGCGGCGGCGGAGGTGGGGCGCGTCGAGGCGGTGGAGCAGTTTCCGGGCGGGTTCTCGAATCTCACGTACCTGCTTACGACTTCCTCTGGCGAAGTGGTGCTGCGGCGGCCGCCGAAGGGGGCGCCGGGCGGATCGGCGCACGATATGGGACGCGAGGCGCGGATTCTGTCGGTGTGCGAGTTGCGGGGGATTCCGGCACCGAAGGTGATTGCGAGTTGCGACGATGCGTCCGTGATCGGGGCGCCCTTCTATTTGATGGAGCGCGTGCGCGGAGTGATCCTGCGCGGCAACTCGGCGCCTCCGGGCTACGACGCGGCGGCCTTCGCGGCGCTGGGGGAGCGCTTTCTCGACACGCTCATCGCCATTCACGGTGCCACGCCGTCGGACCCAGTCATCGGTGGGCTGGGGCGGCCGATGGGCTATGTGTCGCGGCAAGTCGAAGGCTGGACGGAGCGCTGGCAGAAGTCGCGCACGGACGATGTCGCCAGCGTGGAACAGCTCGCGGCGTGGCTGGCCGAGCATCAGCCCAGCGAGAGCGGGGCTTGCTTGATCCACAACGACTTCAAGTACGACAACCTTGTGCTCGACGCGGCGCAGCCTGGCAAGATCGTCGCGGTGTTGGATTGGGAGATGGCGACGCTCGGCGATCCGCTGCTCGATGTGGGTACGTCGCTGGCGTATTGGATCGAGGCGGGAGATCATCCGGCCTTCAAGGCGCTGGGGCTAGGGATGACGGCGCTGCCCGGCAACCTCACGCGCGCCGAGCTCTGGGAGCGCTACCTCAAGAAGAGCGGGCGGATGCAGCGCGCCTCGACTTGGTACCACGCCTTCGGCGTGTTCAAGGTGGCGGTGATCGC contains these protein-coding regions:
- a CDS encoding phosphotransferase family protein gives rise to the protein MSEVTSVRAGEELPLDSLNAWIASAAAEVGRVEAVEQFPGGFSNLTYLLTTSSGEVVLRRPPKGAPGGSAHDMGREARILSVCELRGIPAPKVIASCDDASVIGAPFYLMERVRGVILRGNSAPPGYDAAAFAALGERFLDTLIAIHGATPSDPVIGGLGRPMGYVSRQVEGWTERWQKSRTDDVASVEQLAAWLAEHQPSESGACLIHNDFKYDNLVLDAAQPGKIVAVLDWEMATLGDPLLDVGTSLAYWIEAGDHPAFKALGLGMTALPGNLTRAELWERYLKKSGRMQRASTWYHAFGVFKVAVIAQQIYARYRKGLTADERFAKLGDVVRLLGEFGGSVVSRG